A genomic window from Litoreibacter janthinus includes:
- a CDS encoding glycosyltransferase family 2 protein: protein MTQKHLILTCMKNEGPYILEWVAYHMSIGFDHFLVYTNDCKDGTEQILRRLENMGILTHRRNPAREGARASHQVRAFRKSTKEQVYQDHDWVAVIDADEFVNIHAGRGQITDLTAAAPDAKCISLAWRLFGSADVTSFHDGFLTETLRRAAPQHCPSPAQAWGIKSIHRTDAVDLVGCHRPKSVPDNDWSALNWTGPAGTLMPQSYHKSSWRLNRDTISYELGQINHYAVRTRESFLLKSARGRAFGEGIRGAEYWADMNRNEEYDASIQPKLGAMKDIYDELICDPKLGRLHDRAVQWHRDQIQHIMDTEVGRALFAAISPSIDLFPGLRKRVAA, encoded by the coding sequence ATGACCCAAAAGCACCTGATCCTGACATGTATGAAGAATGAAGGCCCCTACATCCTAGAGTGGGTCGCCTATCACATGTCGATCGGTTTCGACCATTTTCTGGTCTACACGAATGACTGCAAGGATGGGACGGAGCAGATTCTGCGTCGCCTTGAAAACATGGGAATTCTGACCCACCGCCGCAATCCGGCGCGTGAAGGCGCCCGCGCCTCGCATCAGGTGCGTGCGTTCCGCAAATCGACCAAAGAGCAGGTTTACCAAGACCATGACTGGGTGGCCGTGATTGATGCCGATGAATTCGTCAACATTCATGCTGGTCGCGGCCAGATCACCGATCTGACTGCCGCCGCCCCTGACGCAAAATGCATTTCATTGGCGTGGCGCTTGTTCGGTAGCGCTGATGTGACCTCGTTCCATGACGGCTTCCTGACCGAGACCTTGCGCCGCGCCGCGCCTCAGCATTGCCCCAGCCCTGCACAGGCATGGGGGATCAAATCCATCCACCGGACGGATGCGGTTGATCTGGTCGGCTGCCACCGCCCTAAATCTGTGCCCGACAACGATTGGAGCGCACTGAACTGGACGGGGCCGGCTGGAACGCTGATGCCACAAAGTTATCACAAAAGCAGCTGGCGTCTGAACCGCGACACCATCAGCTACGAACTGGGCCAAATCAACCACTACGCGGTGCGCACACGCGAAAGCTTCTTGCTGAAATCCGCACGCGGTCGCGCGTTTGGCGAAGGTATCCGTGGTGCGGAGTACTGGGCCGACATGAATCGCAACGAGGAATATGACGCCTCGATCCAGCCAAAGCTTGGTGCGATGAAAGACATCTATGACGAACTGATCTGCGACCCCAAGCTGGGCCGCCTGCATGATCGCGCCGTGCAATGGCACCGTGACCAAATCCAGCACATCATGGACACTGAAGTTGGTCGTGCGTTGTTCGCAGCGATCTCTCCCTCAATTGATCTGTTCCCCGGCCTGCGCAAACGGGTGGCCGCATGA
- a CDS encoding class I SAM-dependent methyltransferase, with the protein MSKDYAIAQLWIGGNLSYMEQLCAVSFRDAGHHVKMYTYGDVGNIPDGIEICDANEIMPLGNVIAHKRTGSPAPQADKWRYNMLAKTDDQIWADTDAYCVKRFTSSNGHFHGWESAHHINNGVVGLPADSDTLAGLIDFTSDEYAIPDWFSDDLKAEMRAKKEAGDPVHVGEQSWGVWGPQALTHFLHKTGEHKYSMPIEALFPISFKKRRMMLKPNMDLSHYVTDNTLSIHFWGRRMRMRIIERENGEPHPDSLIGKLIKKHGIVPSDAPLPKSNPHRPKEPKMIPGTAIPEITNADRKGRGIVNLTDMADERGLDQGSAKHRFTELYQMLFNPLRGRAIHMGLLGLSEPAAVDMWLEYLSKAKITGVDMDAYAGKKDARLKTIRASSDAVETVERATSKAAPFDVILDDASHASHHQQHAFAALFPKLKSGGLYIVEDLRFQPKALENHGYPRTAVLFQGYLREGGFAHPDTNIQDLLNGFREDISGCFIFQAQWHKDKRDQILVVQKR; encoded by the coding sequence GTGTCCAAAGACTATGCAATTGCCCAGCTGTGGATCGGCGGCAATCTTTCCTACATGGAGCAGCTCTGCGCCGTGTCTTTCCGCGACGCGGGCCATCACGTCAAAATGTACACCTATGGCGACGTGGGTAACATTCCCGATGGGATCGAGATTTGCGATGCGAACGAGATTATGCCACTTGGCAATGTCATCGCGCATAAGCGCACCGGCTCCCCCGCACCGCAGGCGGACAAGTGGCGCTACAACATGCTGGCCAAGACGGACGACCAAATCTGGGCAGACACCGACGCCTATTGCGTCAAGCGCTTTACCTCCTCCAACGGGCATTTCCACGGCTGGGAAAGCGCGCATCACATCAATAACGGCGTGGTCGGCTTGCCTGCCGACAGCGACACACTTGCTGGATTGATAGACTTCACATCTGACGAATACGCCATTCCCGACTGGTTCTCCGACGACCTGAAGGCAGAAATGCGCGCCAAAAAAGAAGCCGGTGATCCCGTCCATGTGGGTGAGCAGTCTTGGGGTGTCTGGGGCCCGCAGGCCCTGACCCACTTCCTGCACAAAACAGGTGAGCACAAATATTCCATGCCGATCGAGGCGCTGTTCCCGATCAGCTTCAAAAAGCGTCGGATGATGCTGAAACCGAACATGGATCTGAGCCACTACGTCACCGACAACACCCTCTCGATCCACTTCTGGGGGCGCCGCATGCGGATGAGGATTATCGAACGCGAAAATGGCGAGCCCCATCCAGACAGCCTGATCGGCAAGCTGATCAAGAAGCACGGCATCGTGCCGTCCGACGCCCCATTGCCAAAGTCGAACCCGCATCGCCCAAAAGAGCCGAAAATGATCCCAGGCACGGCGATCCCAGAGATTACGAACGCGGATCGCAAGGGTCGTGGCATTGTGAACCTGACCGATATGGCGGACGAGCGCGGCTTGGATCAAGGCAGTGCCAAACACCGCTTCACCGAGCTGTATCAGATGCTGTTCAACCCGCTTCGTGGACGCGCCATTCATATGGGGCTATTGGGCCTCAGCGAACCAGCTGCGGTGGATATGTGGCTGGAGTATCTGTCAAAAGCCAAAATCACCGGCGTCGACATGGACGCCTACGCGGGCAAAAAAGACGCCCGACTAAAAACGATCCGCGCCTCCTCGGATGCGGTGGAGACAGTTGAACGGGCAACCAGTAAGGCGGCCCCGTTCGACGTCATCCTTGATGACGCGTCTCATGCATCGCATCACCAACAACATGCCTTTGCAGCGCTGTTCCCCAAGCTGAAATCCGGTGGGCTCTATATCGTCGAAGATTTGCGATTCCAGCCCAAAGCCTTGGAAAATCACGGCTATCCGCGCACGGCAGTTCTGTTTCAGGGTTATCTGCGCGAAGGCGGCTTTGCCCACCCCGACACAAATATCCAGGACCTGTTAAACGGCTTTCGCGAAGACATCTCTGGCTGCTTCATCTTCCAAGCCCAATGGCACAAAGACAAACGCGACCAGATTTTGGTGGTGCAAAAGCGATGA
- a CDS encoding glycosyltransferase family 2 protein, translating into MKITLVTTMRNEGPHLLEWIAHHRAAGVTDFLVYTNDCEDGSEALLKLLPDVVHVPLEDGKKPPQWRALKAAWDHPLVAGADWIACVDCDEFININSSISSIPDLIEKVEADMILLPWRLFGHAGQVGFSDAPTTERFTRAAPETLLYPAIGSYFKTLFRRRGPFRQLGVHRPKQKNADRHGLPRIVDGSGAAVPDSLAANEGQIMLWGQPIARDLVQLNHYSVRSAAEFMLKRGRGLPNHQQKQVDLTYWVERNFNTVEDRSIAHMSAATQKVLQQFMALEGVSDALDACRNWHRQRFADMMEEPEELKLYGRLLLAEGAAHLPEAVALDLIRRYGRAHGSN; encoded by the coding sequence ATGAAAATCACACTCGTCACGACGATGCGCAATGAAGGGCCGCATCTGCTGGAATGGATTGCTCACCACCGCGCTGCTGGCGTGACTGATTTCCTCGTTTACACCAACGACTGCGAGGACGGCTCCGAGGCGCTGTTGAAGCTTTTGCCCGATGTTGTCCATGTGCCATTGGAAGACGGTAAGAAGCCCCCGCAATGGCGTGCTCTGAAGGCTGCTTGGGACCACCCCTTGGTTGCGGGTGCAGACTGGATCGCTTGCGTAGACTGCGATGAATTTATAAACATTAACAGCAGTATATCATCCATTCCTGACCTGATCGAGAAGGTTGAGGCAGATATGATCCTTTTGCCTTGGCGACTGTTTGGTCATGCTGGGCAGGTCGGATTCTCTGACGCGCCGACGACGGAACGCTTCACCCGCGCAGCTCCCGAAACCCTGCTTTACCCCGCGATTGGCAGCTATTTTAAAACCCTGTTCCGGCGGCGTGGCCCATTCCGTCAGCTCGGAGTCCACCGCCCGAAACAAAAGAACGCTGATCGGCACGGGCTGCCCCGGATCGTAGATGGCTCCGGCGCGGCTGTGCCCGACAGTTTGGCGGCAAATGAAGGGCAGATCATGCTCTGGGGGCAACCGATTGCCCGTGATCTGGTGCAGTTGAACCACTACTCTGTCCGTTCGGCGGCGGAGTTCATGCTGAAGCGCGGGCGAGGATTGCCCAATCACCAACAAAAACAGGTCGATCTGACCTATTGGGTGGAGCGGAACTTCAATACTGTCGAAGATCGCTCAATCGCCCACATGTCTGCCGCGACACAGAAAGTTTTACAGCAGTTTATGGCGCTGGAGGGGGTATCTGACGCGCTTGACGCTTGCAGGAATTGGCACCGGCAACGGTTTGCGGACATGATGGAGGAACCGGAAGAGTTGAAGTTATACGGTCGCCTTTTGTTGGCAGAGGGGGCCGCGCATTTGCCCGAAGCGGTGGCGCTTGACCTGATCAGACGCTATGGAAGGGCCCATGGCTCAAACTGA
- a CDS encoding glycosyltransferase family 2 protein translates to MKNEGPFILEWIAYHRAIGVDDFLVYTNDCNDGTDELLDLLQDRGILQRRDNKFAGTDLKPQHWALDAADSEEVFKNAGWAISMDVDEFINIHVGEGKLDDLYKAVGDANMISLTWRLFGNGDIHEYKDEFLISQFTRCAPELCRKPHQAWGFKTLFRNIGIYKKMGVHRPKGLKPDLWDKIKWVNGSGKPMPKKLIRNGWRSTTDSYGYDLVTLNHYAVRSAESFLVKRDRGRVNHVDRDQGLSYWFRMNNNWQEDRSAQTKLPLLQAEFERLMADPELRAAHDFSVRKHREKIEELKATDNYASFYRDLTGPRMERLARMHDHFGANVFLSGPDVIPDDVALMEEIPEKFFFTVERAKTTH, encoded by the coding sequence ATGAAGAACGAAGGGCCGTTCATCCTTGAATGGATTGCCTACCACCGTGCCATCGGGGTCGATGACTTTCTAGTCTATACCAATGACTGCAATGACGGCACGGACGAGTTGCTGGACCTGCTCCAAGATCGGGGCATCCTGCAACGCCGTGATAACAAATTTGCAGGCACCGACCTGAAGCCCCAGCACTGGGCCTTGGATGCCGCAGACAGCGAAGAGGTGTTCAAGAACGCCGGCTGGGCAATCTCGATGGACGTGGATGAGTTCATCAACATCCATGTAGGCGAGGGCAAGCTGGACGATCTTTATAAGGCGGTGGGTGATGCGAATATGATTTCGCTGACGTGGCGGCTATTCGGAAACGGCGATATCCATGAATACAAAGACGAATTCCTGATCTCCCAGTTCACCCGTTGCGCGCCGGAGCTGTGCCGCAAACCGCATCAAGCATGGGGCTTTAAGACGCTGTTCCGCAACATCGGCATCTACAAGAAGATGGGGGTCCATCGCCCGAAGGGTCTGAAGCCGGACTTATGGGACAAGATCAAATGGGTGAACGGGTCGGGCAAGCCGATGCCGAAGAAGCTGATCCGCAATGGCTGGCGCTCCACCACGGACAGCTACGGTTATGATCTGGTGACGCTGAACCACTATGCTGTGCGCTCTGCCGAGAGTTTTTTGGTCAAACGGGATCGCGGTCGGGTCAACCATGTGGATAGGGATCAGGGGTTAAGCTATTGGTTCCGCATGAATAACAACTGGCAAGAGGATCGCTCTGCCCAAACGAAGCTGCCGCTTTTGCAGGCCGAGTTTGAGCGTCTGATGGCCGACCCTGAATTGCGCGCGGCGCATGACTTTTCCGTCCGCAAGCACCGCGAAAAAATCGAAGAGCTGAAAGCGACAGACAACTACGCCAGCTTCTACAGGGACCTGACTGGGCCAAGGATGGAGCGGCTTGCCCGAATGCATGACCATTTCGGCGCGAATGTCTTTCTGTCAGGCCCGGACGTGATCCCTGACGACGTGGCGCTGATGGAGGAGATCCCCGAGAAGTTCTTCTTCACGGTGGAGCGCGCCAAGACGACGCATTAG
- a CDS encoding ABC transporter permease, with product MLNAIRSRQTVTGPKSLRRAAVVLAAVCLLPMIAVALAALTGGSETLEHLADTVLGRYTRTTALLVLLVSIGTLMIGTGAAWLVTMTEFPGRKMLEIALVIPLAFPAYVLAYAYTHILDHPGIVQSTLRDVTGWGARDYWFPEIRSIGGAAMMLILVLYPYVYLLARAAFLQQSATSFLAARALGKTPWQAFLLVSIPMARPAIASGVLLAVMETIADFGTVAYFGVQTFATGIYTSWFSLGDRAGAAQLALGILSVALVLAVLERSTRGRAKYHDSSKRQEPMDPIALTGVAKWGAMALCVVPVLFGWVVPGVALMIMGLGSEQDLLSPRYLAFALNSVTLASIAAVVTVIAAVTLGYLQRLDDGPLSRISTSVARLGYAVPGGVIAVGLMVPFANFDNALDAWMRATFDISTGLLITGSIWLLVIAYMIRFLAAALGAYEGGQVAVNANMDMASRALGQTALGTLRRIHLPILRPSLLTALLIVFVDVMKELPATLILRPFNYDTLAVQAYRLASDERLEGAAVPSLVIVAIGLLPVVLICRQVRRK from the coding sequence ATGTTGAACGCCATCCGTTCCCGCCAGACCGTCACCGGTCCCAAGAGCCTGCGCCGCGCCGCTGTGGTTCTTGCGGCCGTGTGCCTTTTGCCGATGATTGCTGTGGCGTTAGCCGCTTTGACCGGCGGCAGCGAAACACTGGAACATTTGGCCGATACTGTGCTGGGGCGCTACACGCGCACCACTGCATTGCTGGTGTTGCTGGTGTCTATTGGCACGTTGATGATCGGCACAGGGGCTGCGTGGCTTGTGACTATGACGGAATTTCCGGGCCGCAAGATGCTGGAAATCGCGTTGGTCATCCCGCTCGCCTTTCCGGCTTATGTGCTGGCTTACGCCTACACACATATCCTCGACCATCCCGGCATTGTTCAATCGACGTTGCGCGATGTGACAGGCTGGGGCGCACGGGACTATTGGTTCCCCGAAATTCGATCCATCGGCGGGGCGGCGATGATGCTGATCCTCGTGCTGTATCCTTATGTTTACCTGTTGGCCCGTGCAGCATTCCTCCAGCAAAGCGCTACGTCGTTTCTGGCCGCCCGCGCCTTGGGGAAGACCCCGTGGCAGGCGTTTTTGCTGGTCTCGATCCCGATGGCACGGCCTGCCATTGCCTCCGGAGTTTTACTGGCGGTGATGGAAACCATCGCGGATTTCGGCACTGTGGCATATTTCGGCGTGCAGACCTTTGCGACTGGGATTTACACAAGCTGGTTCTCGCTGGGCGATAGGGCCGGGGCCGCTCAGCTGGCCTTGGGAATCCTGTCTGTCGCCTTGGTACTGGCAGTGCTGGAGCGGTCAACGCGCGGGCGGGCGAAATACCATGACAGCTCCAAGCGGCAAGAGCCGATGGACCCGATCGCTTTGACCGGCGTGGCGAAGTGGGGGGCAATGGCACTTTGCGTGGTGCCCGTCTTATTCGGCTGGGTCGTACCGGGCGTGGCCCTGATGATCATGGGACTGGGTAGTGAGCAGGACCTGCTGTCACCGCGCTATCTGGCGTTCGCACTGAATTCGGTGACTTTGGCTAGTATCGCGGCAGTTGTAACTGTAATTGCGGCGGTGACATTAGGCTATTTGCAGCGTCTTGATGACGGGCCGTTGTCTCGCATTTCCACGTCTGTCGCGCGCTTGGGCTATGCCGTGCCTGGCGGGGTGATTGCTGTGGGGCTGATGGTGCCTTTCGCAAATTTCGACAACGCACTGGACGCGTGGATGCGGGCGACGTTTGACATCTCGACAGGATTGTTGATCACTGGCTCCATCTGGTTGCTGGTGATCGCCTATATGATCCGCTTTCTGGCCGCAGCACTTGGGGCCTATGAGGGTGGTCAGGTCGCCGTGAATGCGAATATGGACATGGCGTCGCGCGCTTTGGGGCAAACTGCGTTGGGCACATTGCGCCGCATTCACTTGCCCATCTTGCGTCCAAGCCTTCTGACCGCGTTGCTGATTGTCTTCGTGGATGTGATGAAGGAGCTTCCCGCCACCCTGATCCTGCGGCCGTTCAACTATGACACGCTGGCCGTGCAGGCCTACCGATTGGCGTCGGATGAGCGGCTGGAAGGGGCGGCTGTGCCGTCTTTGGTGATCGTCGCTATCGGCTTGCTTCCGGTGGTCCTCATCTGCCGTCAGGTCAGGCGCAAATAG
- a CDS encoding extracellular solute-binding protein, translating to MTKATTTLPLIIAATFGVALPAFAAEELNLYSARHYDTDEQLYSDFTKATGITINRIEGQSDELLTRMGAEGANSPADILITVDTSRLKRAKDAGVLQSVESEILEAAIPANLQDSDNQWFGISQRARIIFYDKDAVANPPKTYADLADPAYKGMVCIRSSSNTYNQTLLAAIVEHEGKEAATAWAQGVVDNMARSPQGGDTDQLRGIVSGECAIAVSNTYYFARALRTDVDGVSPQVDRIGWVFPDQDGNGAHVNLSGVGVAKHAPNRENAVKFLEYLVSEQAQRYFADGNDEYPVVSAFKGNDALQQLGEFKADEVDLSAVATKLPVALEIFNQVGWK from the coding sequence ATGACCAAAGCTACCACCACCCTCCCGTTGATAATTGCAGCCACCTTTGGCGTCGCCTTGCCGGCTTTCGCCGCAGAAGAGCTGAACCTCTATTCCGCGCGCCACTATGATACGGACGAGCAACTCTATTCCGACTTCACCAAGGCCACCGGCATCACCATCAACCGCATCGAAGGTCAATCCGACGAATTGCTGACACGCATGGGTGCCGAGGGCGCGAACTCTCCCGCAGATATTCTGATCACTGTAGATACCTCACGCCTGAAACGCGCCAAGGATGCGGGCGTCCTGCAATCCGTAGAGAGCGAAATTCTGGAAGCCGCCATTCCCGCGAACCTGCAAGACAGTGACAACCAGTGGTTCGGCATTTCCCAACGCGCGCGGATCATTTTCTACGACAAAGACGCCGTGGCCAACCCGCCAAAGACCTATGCCGATCTGGCCGATCCGGCCTACAAAGGCATGGTGTGCATCCGCTCTTCGAGCAACACCTACAACCAGACTTTGCTGGCCGCGATCGTCGAGCATGAGGGTAAAGAAGCTGCAACGGCATGGGCGCAAGGCGTGGTCGACAACATGGCCCGCTCCCCCCAAGGCGGCGACACGGACCAGCTGCGCGGTATCGTCTCGGGTGAATGCGCGATTGCCGTGTCCAACACCTACTATTTCGCGCGCGCCCTGCGCACTGACGTCGACGGCGTCTCGCCCCAGGTCGACCGCATCGGCTGGGTCTTCCCGGATCAGGACGGCAATGGCGCCCATGTGAACTTGTCGGGCGTCGGCGTGGCTAAACACGCCCCGAACCGCGAGAACGCTGTGAAGTTCCTCGAATACCTCGTGTCCGAGCAAGCGCAGCGCTACTTCGCAGACGGCAACGACGAATACCCCGTCGTGTCAGCCTTCAAGGGTAACGACGCCCTGCAACAACTTGGCGAGTTCAAGGCTGACGAAGTGGATTTGTCCGCAGTCGCAACCAAGCTGCCCGTGGCGTTGGAAATTTTCAATCAGGTAGGCTGGAAATAA
- a CDS encoding acyl-CoA dehydrogenase, protein MNVTTPISAKDAPDMARFDWEDPFRLEDQLTEDERMLRDAARSFAETELAPKVIAAYREETVDPGMFKAMGSAGLLGLTVPEQYGGLGASYVTYGLVAREIERVDSGYRSMMSVQSSLVMYPIYAYGSEEQRQKYLPGLASGDLIGCFGLTEPDAGSDPAGMKTVAKKTDSGYVLNGAKMWISNAPFADVFVVWAKSEAHGGKIRGFVLEKGMDGLSAPKIGGKLSLRASTTGEIVMKDVAVGEDALLPNVEGLKGPFGCLNRARYGISWGVLGAAEFCMHAARQYGLDRKQFDKPLAQTQLYQKKLADMLTEISLGLQASLRVGRLMDEGRAAPEMISIVKRNNCGKALDMARMSRDMHGGNGIQEDYQIMRHMLNLETVNTYEGTHDVHALILGRAVTGLQAFF, encoded by the coding sequence ATGAACGTTACCACCCCGATTTCCGCAAAAGACGCCCCAGACATGGCCCGTTTTGATTGGGAAGATCCGTTCCGGCTAGAGGATCAACTGACCGAGGACGAGCGCATGCTGCGCGACGCGGCCCGCAGCTTTGCCGAAACGGAACTGGCACCAAAAGTAATCGCAGCCTACCGCGAAGAGACCGTCGATCCAGGTATGTTCAAAGCGATGGGGTCCGCTGGCCTGTTGGGCCTGACTGTGCCGGAGCAGTACGGCGGCTTGGGCGCGTCCTATGTGACTTACGGCCTTGTCGCGCGCGAAATTGAGCGAGTGGATTCGGGCTACCGGTCGATGATGTCGGTGCAGTCGTCGCTGGTGATGTATCCGATCTATGCCTACGGCTCTGAAGAGCAGCGACAGAAATATCTGCCCGGTTTGGCGTCTGGCGATCTGATCGGCTGTTTCGGCCTGACCGAACCCGACGCAGGCTCCGACCCAGCTGGTATGAAAACCGTCGCCAAGAAGACCGACAGTGGCTACGTGCTGAACGGCGCAAAGATGTGGATTTCCAACGCCCCATTCGCAGATGTATTTGTGGTCTGGGCAAAGTCCGAAGCCCATGGCGGTAAAATTCGTGGCTTTGTGCTTGAGAAAGGCATGGACGGCCTGTCTGCGCCCAAGATCGGTGGCAAGCTGTCCCTGCGCGCATCCACTACGGGCGAGATCGTTATGAAAGACGTGGCCGTTGGCGAAGATGCGCTGCTGCCCAATGTCGAAGGCCTGAAAGGCCCGTTCGGTTGCCTGAACCGTGCGCGCTACGGCATTTCTTGGGGTGTGCTGGGCGCCGCCGAGTTTTGCATGCACGCCGCCCGCCAATACGGGTTGGACCGCAAGCAATTCGACAAACCTCTGGCGCAAACGCAGCTCTATCAAAAGAAGCTGGCGGATATGTTGACCGAGATTTCGCTGGGTCTTCAGGCCTCTTTGCGCGTAGGGCGTCTGATGGACGAAGGTCGCGCCGCTCCAGAGATGATCTCGATCGTCAAACGCAACAACTGCGGCAAAGCACTGGATATGGCGCGAATGTCGCGGGACATGCATGGCGGCAATGGCATTCAGGAAGATTACCAGATTATGCGCCATATGCTGAACCTTGAGACAGTGAACACCTATGAGGGCACACATGACGTCCATGCGCTCATTCTGGGGCGCGCCGTCACGGGGCTTCAAGCGTTCTTCTAA
- a CDS encoding AAA family ATPase, with the protein MTPLPQSIDDTIALLAKQDYICGRALATVVFLSLKLGRPMFLEGEAGTGKTEIAKAIAAALGRRLIRLQCYEGLDASSAVYEWNFPAQMVAIRTAEATGSADRDALQAELFSDDYLTARPLLEAMQPQEGGPPVLLIDELDRTDAPFEAFLMEALSDFQVTIPELGTIKAAEPPIVILTSNRTREVHDALKRRCLYHWVDYPDFEREMEILHARAPEAQEALSQEIVGFVQKLRKEDLFKSPGVAETIDWAKCLLALDVIAMSPEVIADTLGAILKYQDDIQKIQGSEAKRILEEVREELADA; encoded by the coding sequence ATGACCCCATTACCCCAGTCGATCGACGACACCATCGCACTTCTGGCCAAGCAGGATTACATCTGCGGCAGGGCATTGGCGACCGTGGTTTTCCTATCGCTGAAGCTGGGGCGCCCGATGTTTCTGGAGGGCGAGGCTGGGACCGGCAAGACCGAGATCGCGAAGGCCATCGCCGCCGCATTGGGCCGTCGGTTGATCCGCTTGCAGTGTTACGAAGGGTTGGACGCGTCTTCCGCCGTCTATGAATGGAACTTCCCTGCGCAGATGGTGGCGATCCGCACCGCGGAAGCGACCGGATCGGCTGATCGTGATGCATTGCAGGCCGAACTGTTTTCCGACGACTACTTGACCGCCCGCCCGCTGTTGGAAGCCATGCAGCCCCAAGAGGGTGGCCCGCCGGTATTGCTGATTGATGAGCTGGATCGCACCGACGCGCCGTTTGAGGCGTTCTTGATGGAAGCGCTTTCCGATTTCCAAGTCACGATCCCAGAGCTTGGTACGATCAAAGCGGCCGAGCCTCCGATCGTGATCCTGACCTCCAACCGCACCCGCGAAGTGCATGACGCTCTGAAGCGGCGCTGCCTTTATCATTGGGTGGACTACCCGGATTTCGAGCGAGAGATGGAAATTCTGCACGCGCGCGCGCCCGAGGCGCAGGAGGCGTTGAGCCAAGAGATTGTGGGCTTCGTGCAAAAGCTGCGCAAGGAGGATTTGTTCAAATCCCCCGGTGTCGCCGAAACCATCGATTGGGCAAAATGCCTGCTGGCGCTGGACGTCATCGCAATGAGCCCAGAGGTCATCGCCGACACCCTTGGCGCGATATTGAAGTACCAAGACGACATCCAGAAAATCCAAGGCTCCGAGGCGAAGCGCATTCTCGAAGAGGTACGCGAGGAACTGGCAGACGCGTAA
- a CDS encoding vWA domain-containing protein: MAEFPPLEIPDSGKLSDNITWFARALRAAGIPVGTGRVIDAIRAVEASGFTRKADFFYVLQACFVSRPEHRTIFSQVFRLFWRDPRYLEHMIAALSPMIRGVQEEQKAKPAEKRAAEALLDGVKRDLPEAEEESEETEIEIDASRTMSGEERLRSLDFELMSNEEMAAAKRMLAKLTLPVRPLVSRRTRLNPNGSLIDGPATLRAAMRQGGEMQNFALKARRERWPNLVTLCDISGSMSQYSRAVLHFLHAVSNEKGAGWAKVHAFTFGTQLTNITRHLATRDVDAALAAAGAQAQDWEGGTKIGTCLHQFNRDWSRRVMGSGAVVLLITDGLDRDDPAALEHEMKRLHLSAKKVIWLNPLLRWEEFAPKARGIKAMLPHVDSFRAGHNIAALEALAEAISRPDDAGEKARLMALL, encoded by the coding sequence ATGGCTGAATTCCCACCCCTAGAAATTCCCGACAGCGGCAAGTTGTCTGACAACATCACATGGTTCGCCCGCGCGTTGCGTGCAGCGGGTATTCCTGTGGGGACAGGGCGTGTGATTGACGCCATCCGCGCGGTGGAGGCGTCGGGGTTTACCCGTAAGGCCGACTTTTTCTATGTGCTTCAGGCCTGCTTCGTGTCTCGGCCGGAACACCGTACGATCTTCTCCCAAGTCTTCCGGCTTTTCTGGCGAGACCCGCGTTATCTGGAACACATGATCGCAGCCCTCAGCCCAATGATCCGGGGCGTGCAGGAGGAGCAAAAGGCAAAGCCCGCCGAGAAGCGCGCGGCGGAGGCTTTGCTGGACGGTGTGAAACGCGACTTGCCGGAGGCGGAAGAGGAAAGCGAGGAGACCGAGATCGAGATCGACGCCTCCCGTACCATGTCCGGCGAGGAACGGCTGCGGTCGCTTGATTTTGAGCTGATGAGCAACGAAGAGATGGCTGCGGCGAAACGAATGCTCGCCAAGCTGACCTTGCCTGTTAGGCCGCTGGTCTCCCGCCGAACACGTCTCAATCCGAACGGCTCGCTGATTGACGGGCCTGCGACCCTACGCGCGGCGATGCGACAGGGCGGCGAAATGCAGAACTTCGCGCTGAAAGCCCGCCGCGAACGCTGGCCCAATCTGGTGACGCTTTGCGATATCTCGGGGTCGATGTCGCAATATTCCCGCGCGGTGCTGCATTTCTTGCATGCGGTCAGCAATGAAAAGGGCGCGGGATGGGCCAAAGTGCATGCGTTTACCTTTGGCACGCAACTCACCAACATCACCCGCCATTTGGCGACCCGCGACGTGGACGCGGCACTCGCTGCCGCAGGCGCGCAGGCGCAGGATTGGGAAGGTGGCACCAAGATCGGCACGTGCTTGCACCAGTTCAACCGCGACTGGTCGCGGCGCGTGATGGGAAGCGGCGCAGTTGTGTTGCTGATCACTGACGGGCTTGACCGCGACGATCCCGCCGCATTGGAGCATGAGATGAAGCGACTGCATCTCAGTGCCAAGAAGGTCATATGGTTAAACCCGCTTTTAAGGTGGGAGGAATTCGCTCCGAAAGCACGCGGCATCAAGGCGATGCTGCCCCATGTCGACAGCTTTCGCGCAGGCCACAACATTGCCGCACTGGAAGCGTTGGCCGAGGCGATCTCCCGACCCGATGATGCGGGCGAGAAAGCCCGCCTGATGGCGCTTCTTTAG